One segment of Bacillus alkalisoli DNA contains the following:
- a CDS encoding excalibur calcium-binding domain-containing protein has product MKKYIVGFFAIFFIFSLVACSSESSNTSKAEEKIEEKSSEAKEKTDAEDKAKVDAEAKAKADAEAKAKADAEAKAKADAEAKAKADAEAKAKADAEAKAKADAEAKAKADAEAKAKADAEAKAKADAEAKAKADAEAKAKADAEAKAAATSSGEKEFFANCTELRKKYPNGVSSDHPAYQPKLDRDKDNFACEKK; this is encoded by the coding sequence TTGAAAAAGTATATAGTAGGTTTTTTTGCTATATTTTTCATTTTTAGTTTAGTTGCTTGTTCATCTGAAAGTTCGAATACCTCAAAAGCAGAGGAGAAGATTGAGGAAAAGAGTTCCGAGGCTAAAGAGAAGACTGACGCGGAAGACAAAGCAAAAGTTGATGCTGAGGCTAAAGCAAAGGCCGATGCGGAAGCTAAAGCAAAGGCTGACGCGGAAGCTAAAGCGAAGGCTGATGCAGAAGCTAAAGCGAAGGCTGACGCGGAGGCTAAAGCAAAGGCTGATGCAGAAGCTAAAGCGAAGGCTGACGCGGAGGCTAAAGCAAAGGCTGATGCAGAAGCTAAAGCTAAGGCTGATGCAGAAGCTAAAGCTAAGGCTGACGCGGAAGCTAAAGCTAAGGCTGACGCGGAGGCTAAAGCTAAGGCTGACGCGGAGGCTAAAGCAGCTGCAACTTCAAGTGGAGAAAAAGAGTTCTTTGCTAATTGTACTGAACTAAGAAAAAAATATCCAAATGGGGTATCTTCTGATCATCCAGCCTATCAGCCCAAATTGGATAGAGATAAAGATAACTTTGCTTGTGAAAAAAAATAG
- a CDS encoding NAD(P)/FAD-dependent oxidoreductase: MNGRRGGVKMKLHNGQLYWPETYTNITQYPELEGNISCDVLIVGGGMAGALCAHVLSKETDLDVVLMDRRHPGSGSTSANTGLLQFSSDKMLHELIEEKGTQDAVYFYQLCQQAMKDLSKIASGLSEDAEFRPKESLYYASSSGDVPKLVREYDALKKHDFPVEFLQASDISSRFPFSKPAALVTSGDADVNPYKFVQILLKDAASAGVRIYAHTPLIHKTKTVHGFTCESEKGTIEARYIIFATGYENDFLAHQLGADLNRSYAMVTEPLPSLKTWYKEWMIWETRRPYLYMRTTKDGRIMAGGLDEDKAEAPLNEGIIEERGERILHKIKEHFPELSPKLSHAWCATFGESHDGFPYIGEHPNRLGEYYCLGFGGNGTVYSMLGATIIKDLITKDFHPAARLFSIAR, encoded by the coding sequence ATGAATGGAAGACGAGGAGGAGTAAAGATGAAATTACATAATGGGCAGTTATACTGGCCTGAAACTTATACAAATATTACTCAGTATCCAGAATTGGAAGGGAATATTTCTTGTGATGTATTGATTGTTGGCGGTGGCATGGCTGGTGCACTATGTGCTCACGTATTGAGCAAAGAAACAGATTTAGATGTTGTGTTAATGGATAGAAGACATCCTGGGTCAGGCAGTACTTCCGCTAACACAGGGCTTTTGCAATTTTCCAGTGACAAAATGCTTCACGAACTGATTGAAGAAAAAGGAACACAAGATGCCGTTTATTTTTATCAACTTTGTCAGCAAGCGATGAAAGATTTAAGCAAGATCGCATCTGGGCTTTCAGAAGATGCGGAATTCCGACCTAAAGAAAGCCTGTACTATGCCAGCTCAAGTGGGGACGTCCCAAAACTTGTTCGTGAATATGATGCATTAAAAAAGCATGATTTTCCTGTTGAATTTCTACAAGCATCCGATATCTCTTCAAGGTTTCCTTTTTCCAAACCAGCTGCTCTCGTAACAAGTGGAGATGCAGATGTGAATCCATATAAGTTTGTTCAGATTTTGTTAAAAGACGCGGCAAGTGCAGGGGTTAGAATATATGCACACACCCCGCTTATCCATAAAACCAAAACCGTTCATGGGTTTACATGCGAATCGGAAAAAGGCACCATTGAAGCGCGTTATATTATTTTTGCGACCGGTTATGAAAATGACTTTCTCGCTCATCAGCTCGGAGCAGACTTAAACCGTTCGTATGCCATGGTCACTGAACCGCTGCCTTCCTTAAAAACGTGGTATAAAGAGTGGATGATCTGGGAAACAAGACGTCCTTATCTTTATATGAGAACGACAAAAGACGGAAGAATCATGGCTGGTGGCTTGGATGAAGATAAAGCTGAAGCACCGTTAAATGAGGGGATTATTGAGGAAAGAGGAGAGCGCATTCTTCACAAAATCAAAGAGCACTTTCCTGAACTCTCACCAAAACTTTCGCATGCATGGTGCGCCACATTCGGAGAATCACACGATGGCTTCCCATATATCGGGGAACACCCAAACCGCCTTGGCGAATATTATTGCCTAGGCTTCGGCGGAAACGGAACAGTCTACAGCATGCTAGGTGCAACCATCATCAAAGACTTGATCACAAAAGATTTTCATCCAGCTGCACGGTTATTTTCCATCGCACGATAA